A window from Podospora bellae-mahoneyi strain CBS 112042 chromosome 1 map unlocalized CBS112042p_1, whole genome shotgun sequence encodes these proteins:
- the UTP20 gene encoding U3 snoRNP protein (EggNog:ENOG503NUBZ; COG:V; BUSCO:EOG092600S9) codes for MPSTTSGRIVKSQRGVKRTPHEKNHRWESFSTKISKLHSLDPLRKVRRHDLEAEDLEASTSYLRNGLDRWAELNLSKTYVSFRLKVTRYTDSLAQILHHEDKIMDLLAEAISTHQKDSLEPLLDLVTAFAHDLGVRFEKHYPRALGLIVELASKVHDVEAIEWTFASLAFLFKYLSRLVVPDLRPTYDAISPLMGKAKIPGHIARFAAEAMSFLVKKAAAPSHKEKALPLFVEHVRKDLESVAGTRQYELYSQGIMTMFAEALKAPNNGVHSTAPEVFAAIVRDVPEGEADLPEQTIWTDVCCGVLTSIIHHTTIETFKTIETRIVQEATVGTRPVLFVQLLGVAAGVRRGNRIHDWSALVKALGQQLTQLGEVKERIEAISPRQVWDRLITRIAIIWGQAPIDALLPSLSTLNNTTTKEPLMRWYIPFCSYLADLHPERFRGLFLKDFQKFVVAHWSRNSNEEMLCVLLPHMVENGGLPRVKGKDGFLLPQSWQDQIVNKFVRLEDTPFPESGGFGKDAETWRDRCLPKYSALLRVLEVTTVHPSTNARIAEVLLKKLKLALRPSSSLPTDEANFIMSDGFRAYLRMCAAPGSVDPSLPPLLRAATPRFCHSPAFLEALLAYLMEIKAKGRSSSETSSGSDSMQEEEDPLVKSLVNNLSAPSHELRLASLRILEILESTPDSNSALATMLQCEELSLILENVRTIAVHVRKLGQIYAHLDQTSWLIRAIPAFLFGMMTVPLAPVWDDSVEAMKKVAESKHGEEVLADLAFDWLDQPSERWSGASKLQDPRRLPLTDFECLNMKGLHRTAEPIAQALEEPYKGMLEKFEEGQKIVDHHSQRARSMALKALNAIPSLAEKRSRNLVPYLFSFMSDGETPAEDQEDTEEEAEEMLEASWSLPDRKALVGVFSQFNNPRVLYQADKVYTALLKLLANGDIEVQKLALKAILAWKNDAVKKKQEHLEYLLDEARFKNELTVLFQGDNKIQPNEREAVMPVLLHLLYGRTISKKGAGSGRHGLHATRLAVIRQLNVDDMGDFLDIALGPLRNIRVVDAKGLNERLFSQEILPIRKQVGLLNMLEAVITELGGAVSPYVESLANAILLCLISACRQVGVTTGEEESEETEETENVKDALLLKVIRTISLKCLCKLFQNEQSFDWTPYQDIMVKEIISPRIEKLAVETTQGVSATWKLLGTWAALPKTAMFLAIDGRIVPNVVETLGMEKAKADVKIYALEMIKTLVGLAQASAQESEFNELIRAELLDPNVDLILGKISSLLRDQRDISRDLLGSAVDTVVVLSPIVKTSTSIQDIVEISTFLLNQPSRMVSPKIKGSILLILKGFMALEDFQGNAKLKSKVYHTVASLFGYFKDRQNRQTLAEVLAVFASTETWAQEIADTCRDLNAYKPRRLDEPDYNVRLTAFNSITRDRETPFTLDQWMPLLHNMLFYIQQDEEFGVLSTNSADGLCKFIWAAKDAWGSAQQQAFITVVSDILLPAIYAGSKEESETVRREILRVFGALVAGLPEWEMVSDLTPLVPSSEDSDQAFFFHVLSPAVARQLQALRLLESVNAKTPLHSKHISQFFIPLFEHFIFGHPEGGDDHGLGAQAITTVSGLTLSLEWQQYRAILRRFVSFVESKPDSQKRVIRLLEREVDALRTALDQKSSDAMEVDGEVQKCRLASTLPDQEKLSTEIVGSFLPPLLKYIHEKDETEVSSRVPVGVIIAKLLVLLPDNLLNEKLPGVLTDICHILRSKSVESRDMARDTLAKISGVLGAHRFGFILKELRGALVRGNQLHILSYTMHSLLLVAIPAFEQGDLDYCLPQIMAVIMDDIFGATGQEKDAEGYTGKMKEVKGSKSQDSMELVAKTASIHRLSDLTMPLQSLLLEKLDVRTVRKIDELLTRITKGLLENPAAASQDVLIFCYEVIQEVYKSNEPMEQPKMDPRLKRYIVQKAAKKSDGGVTAKHTYKLVRFAIDVLRTVFRKHDHLRTAANIAKLLPIFGDAVLSAEEDVKIAGFKILTVIVKVPFKNDDSANLYKVALKEATKAISMSPTTTSDLAQAALKLISVILRDRREIVIKDAALDMLLGKLKDDLTEPLYRHVTFNFLRSVLDRKMETAVVYDTLDYVGTIMITNPDKDTRDLARGAFFQFLRDYPQKRNRWEKQLQFIVANLKYEREGGRISVMEVINLLLKKSVDEFAQEVVATCFVPLIFVLANDDSEKCRLSAGELLKESFRVADKERLSKFMQLLRTWIQQDDKPAVSKLALHAWGLYFEGREPNVNDKKDLALVVDRITQVLGDDDALEADWELANTALNTLQTLVIKHPQKALAPSTSELWTEVQTCLAHSNTTIKLTATRLLSMYLTDFAKTSGRDAKLPLKGSYGLELDEDDVTALVRLSLGILNVVELDETLAQEIVQVLQFLGGYLESGKTEQEDSDEEEDEDEEEDKVDKSVSRKADMKYLFWKLCSIIRKERQPKPEAMVSKLAAMDLLEAFCIKSPKETVEVSVRAILRPLRNLTDPSIRAPFSLNELFKTRYEALKSKAVAVMEVLQRKLGSAEYTKALLEVGDQIRERRQARLSKRRIEAVAAPERYGREKRKKFEKKKERRKIKGQEQRDARRAFQGN; via the exons atgcCGTCCACAACTTCCGGACGCATTGTTAAGTCCCAAAGGGGCGTCAAGCGGACGCCTCACGAAAAGAATCACAGATGGGAATCATTCAGTACCAAAATTTCAAAGCTCCATTCGCTCGATCCGTTGCGCAAAGTGCGCCGCCATGACCTCGAAGCCGAAGATCTCGAAGCGAGTACCTCCTACCTCAGAAATGGCCTCGACAGATGGGCCGAACTCAACCTGTCAAAGACCTATGTGTCTTTCAGGCTAAAAGTCACCCGTTATACCGATTCCCTCGCTCAAATTCTCCATCATGAAGACAAAATTATGGACCTCTTGGCCGAGGCCATCTCGACGCACCAAAAGGATTCTTTAGAGCCGTTACTCGACCTGGTCACTGCGTTCGCCCATGATCTCGGTGTGCGGTTCGAGAAACACTACCCCCGCGCTCTCGGCTTGATCGTGGAGCTGGCGAGCAAAGTTCACGATGTAGAAGCAATCGAATGGACCTTTGCGTCGCTCGCATTCCTCTTCAAATATCTTTCGAGACTAGTCGTTCCTGACCTCCGACCCACATACGATGCGATCTCTCCTTTGATGGGCAAGGCGAAAATTCCGGGGCATATTGCTCGGTTTGCGGCCGAGGCAatgagcttcttggtgaAGAAAGCGGCGGCGCCCAGccacaaggagaaggctctACCGCTCTTTGTGGAGCATGTGAGGAAGGATCTGGAGAGTGTGGCCGGGACGAGGCAGTATGAGCTCTATAGCCAGGGTATCATGACTATGTTTGCCGAGGCGCTCAAGGCTCCCAACAATGGCGTCCATTCGACTGCCCCGGAGGTCTTTGCAGCTATCGTGCGGGATGTGCCAGAAGGGGAAGCTGACCTTCCTGAGCAAACAATATGGACGGATGTCTGCTGCGGTGTGCTTACCAGTATCATTCACCATACAACAATCGAGACTTTCAAGACGATCGAGACACGCATAGTGCAAGAGGCTACGGTTGGTACACGCCCAGTGTTATTTGTGCAGCTCCTAGGTGTTGCGGCTGGTGTACGGAGGGGAAACCGGATTCACGACTGGTCAGCTCTTGTAAAAGCTCTGGGACAACAGCTCACGCAGCTGGGTGAGGTCAAGGAAAGGATTGAGGCCATCTCGCCTCGCCAAGTATGGGACCGCCTAATCACCAGGATAGCTATTATTTGGGGGCAAGCACCAATAGACGCTTTGCTGCCTTCATTGTCAAcactcaacaacaccacgacCAAGGAGCCATTAATGCGGTGGTACATTCCATTTTGCTCCTATCTGGCCGATCTCCACCCTGAACGGTTCAGAGGACTCTTCCTGAAAGACTTTCAAAA ATTTGTCGTCGCCCATTGGTCCCGAAACTCAAACGAGGAGATGCTCTGCGTGCTTCTGCCTCATATGGTAGAAAATGGGGGCCTGCCGCGGGTCAAAGGGAAAGAcggcttccttctcccacaaTCCTGGCAAGATCAGATTGTCAACAAGTTTGTACGGCTTGAAGACACCCCTTTCCCGGAgagtggtggttttgggaaaGATGCGGAGACGTGGAGGGACAGATGTCTGCCAAAATATTCAGCACTTTTACGGGTGCTGGAGGTTACGACAGTCCATCCCTCCACCAATGCCCGTATCGCCGAGGTTTTGCTTAAGAAGCTAAAGCTCGCCTTacggccctcctcctctttacCAACCGATGAGGCCAACTTCATTATGAGCGATGGCTTCCGTGCCTATCTCAGAATGTGTGCTGCCCCTGGGTCGGTAGATCCAAGtctgcctcctcttctcagAGCAGCTACCCCGCGGTTCTGCCACTCTCCGGCATTCCTCGAGGCCCTGCTCGCGTATCTGATGGAGATCAAGGCGAAGGGACGCAGCAGCTCAGAAACCAGCAGTGGGAGTGACAGcatgcaggaggaggaagaccCATTAGTGAAGTCTCTCGTCAACAACTTGTCCGCGCCCTCTCATGAACTCCGGCTTGCGTCCTTGCGAATTCTGGAAATTCTGGAGTCAACCCCTGATTCCAACTCAGCCTTGGCAACGATGCTTCAGTGTGAAGAGCTGTCTCTGATTTTGGAAAACGTACGAACGATCGCTGTTCACGTTCGAAAACTGGGACAAATCTACGCTCATCTTGATCAAACTTCCTGGCTCATACGGGCAATCCCAGCCTTCTTGTTTGGTATGATGACCGTCCCTCTTGCTCCAGTTTGGGATGACTCGGTGGAAGCCATGAAAAAGGTTGCCGAGTCTAAGcatggcgaggaggttttggccGATTTGGCCTTTGACTGGCTGGACCAGCCTTCCGAACGGTGGTCAGGTGCATCCAAGCTCCAGGATCCACGTCGCCTCCCGCTCACCGACTTTGAATGCCTGAACATGAAAGGCCTTCATAGAACTGCTGAGCCAATCGCTCAGGCCTTGGAGGAGCCGTACAAGGGCATGCTGGAAAAGTTCGAGGAGGGTCAGAAGATCGTTGATCACCACTCGCAAAGGGCTCGCAGCATGGCTCTCAAAGCTTTGAACGCTATCCCTAGCTTGGCTGAGAAACGCTCAAGAAACCTAGTGCCATATCTATTTTCTTTCATGAGCGATGGCGAGACCCCGGctgaagaccaagaagacaccgaggaagaggctgaaGAAATGTTAGAAGCGAGTTGGTCGCTTCCTGACCGGAAAGCCTTAGTTGGGGTGTTTTCACAGTTCAACAATCCTCGAGTGCTCTATCAAGCCGACAAGGTCTATACGGCACTTCTGAAGCTCTTGGCAAATGGTGATATCGAGGTGCAAAAGCTTGCCTTGAAGGCCATTTTGGCATGGAAGAATGATgcggtcaagaagaagcaggagcaTCTGGAGTACCTCCTTGATGAGGCCAGGTTTAAAAACGAGCTTACTGTCCTTTTCCAAGGCGACAACAAGATCCAGCCAAACGAGCGAGAGGCCGTTATGCCTGTTCTGCTTCACCTCTTGTACGGCCGTACGATCTCCAAGAAGGGCGCAGGCAGTGGCCGGCACGGTCTTCATGCGACACGCTTGGCAGTTATTCGGCAGCTTAATGTGGACGACATGGGCGACTTCCTGGACATTGCGCTTGGCCCACTGCGCAACATCcgtgttgttgatgccaaGGGGCTGAATGAACGGCTCTTCTCTCAGGAAATCCTGCCCATTCGCAAGCAGGTCGGTCTGCTCAATATGCTTGAGGCTGTCATCACTGAGCTCGGCGGTGCGGTCTCCCCATACGTGGAGTCCCTTGCCAATGCAATTCTCCTTTGTCTCATCTCCGCCTGCCGGCAGGTTGGTGTTACGAcaggggaggaagagtccGAGGAAACCGAAGAAACTGAGAACGTGAAGGATGCTTTGCTCTTGAAGGTTATCAGGACGATTTCTCTCAAGTGCCTCTGCAAGCTCTTCCAGAATGAGCAAAGCTTTGACTGGACGCCGTATCAAGACATTATGGTGAAGGAAATCATCAGTCCTCGGATTGAGAAGCTTGCCGTTGAGACTACCCAGGGCGTATCAGCTACTTGGAAGCTGCTCGGTACCTGGGCTGCTCTCCCCAAGACAGCCATGTTTTTGGCCATCGACGGGCGCATTGTGCCCAATGTCGTGGAGACGCTTGGTATggaaaaggccaaggctgatgTCAAGATATACGCGCTTGAAATGATCAAGACCCTTGTCGGCCTTGCTCAGGCATCTGCGCAGGAGTCAGAGTTCAATGAACTCATAAGAGCTGAGCTCCTAGATCCAAATGTCGACCTCATTCTCGGAAAAATCAGCAGTCTTCTTCGTGACCAGCGCGATATTAGCAGAGACCTTTTGGGTTCTGCTGTTGATACCGTCGTTGTACTCTCTCCTATCGTTAAGACATCCACCAGCATCCAGGATATAGTGGAGATTTCCACGTTCTTGCTCAACCAACCCTCGCGGATGGTCAGCCCCAAGATCAAAGGTTCAATCCTGCTGATTCTCAAGGGTTTCATGGCTTTGGAAGATTTCCAGGGGAATGCTAAACTGAAGAGCAAGGTCTATCATACGGTGGCCTCTTTGTTTGGCTATTTCAAGGACAGGCAAAACAGGCAGACCTTGGCTGAAGTGCTCGCAGTGTTTGCATCCACAGAAACATGGGCACAAGAGATTGCGGATACCTGCCGCGATCTCAATGCTTACAAGCCAAGGCGTCTGGATGAGCCAGACTACAATGTCCGGTTGACCGCATTCAACTCCATCACCAGAGATCGGGAGACCCCCTTTACTCTGGACCAATGGATGCCTCTCCTTCACAACATGCTCTTCTACATCCAGCAGGATGAGGAATTTGGTGTCCTGTCGACAAACTCTGCCGATGGGTTGTGCAAGTTTATCTGGGCAGCGAAGGATGCTTGGGGCAGCGCCCAGCAACAAGCCTTCATCACTGTGGTTTCTGATATCCTGCTTCCAGCCATCTACGCTGGATCAAAGGAGGAGTCAGAGACTGTGAGACGCGAGATTCTACGCGTGTTTGGTGCCCTCGTGGCTGGCCTCCCAGAATGGGAGATGGTCTCCGATCTGACGCCCCTGGTTCCTTCGTCCGAGGACTCAGAccaagccttcttcttccacgtCCTCAGTCCGGCTGTCGCAAGGCAGTTGCAGGCTCTTCGCTTGCTGGAGTCGGTGAATGCCAAGACACCTCTCCACAGCAAGCACATCAGCCAGTTTTTCATTCCCCTCTTTGAGCACTTCATCTTTGGTCATCCAGAGGGTGGCGACGATCATGGCCTCGGCGCGCAGGCCATTACCACTGTTTCTGGCCTGACCCTTTCTTTGGAATGGCAACAATACAGAGCTATTCTCAGACGATTCGTCTCGTTTGTGGAGTCAAAGCCTGACTCCCAGAAGCGAGTCATCCGTCTtctggagagggaggtggacgCCCTCCGCACTGCCCTTGACCAGAAGTCAAGTGACGCTatggaggtggatggagaGGTACAAAAGTGCCGCCTCGCGAGCACACTTCCTGACCAGGAGAAGCTCAGCACCGAGATTGTCGGcagcttcctccctcccctcctcaagtACATCCACGAGAAGGATGAGACGGAGGTCAGCTCCAGAGTACCGGTGGGCGTTATCATTGCCAAGCtgctcgtcctcctcccggATAACCTCTTGAACGAGAAGCTCCCCGGTGTCTTGACTGATATTTGCCATATCCTCAGGAGTAAGTCTGTCGAATCCCGCGATATGGCCAGAGACACGCTCGCCAAGATCTCCGGTGTCCTCGGTGCTCACAGGTTCGGGTTCATTCTGAAGGAGTTGCGTGGTGCTCTCGTCAGAGGCAACCAGCTTCATATCCTGTCCTACACCATGCACTCTCTGTTGTTGGTCGCTATCCCAGCTTTCGAGCAGGGTGATCTTGATTACTGCCTGCCTCAGATCATGGCTGTCATCATGGACGATATCTTCGGTGCCACAGGTCAAGAGAAGGATGCCGAAGGTTACACTGGCAAGatgaaggaggtcaagggcAGCAAGAGTCAGGATTCCATGGAGTTGGTCGCCAAGACAGCCTCCATCCATCGCCTTAGCGATCTGACTATGCCTCTCCAGTCTTTgctgttggagaagctggacgTCCGTACCGTCCGCAAGATTGATGAGCTGCTGACTCGTATCACCAAGGGCCTTCTTGAGAACCCTGCTGCCGCTTCGCAAGATGTCCTGATCTTCTGCTATGAGGTCATTCAGGAGGTCTACAAGTCTAACGAGCCCATGGAGCAACCTAAGATGGACCCCCGTCTCAAGAGATATATCGTGCAGAAGGCTGCGAAGAAGAGCGATGGCGGTGTCACGGCTAAGCACACCTACAAGCTTGTCAGGTTTGCCATCGATGTTCTCCGGACTGTGTTCAGAAAGCATGACCACCTCCGTACTGCTGCCAATATCGCTAAGTTGCTGCCCATCTTTGGTGATGCTGTACTTTCCGCGGAAGAGGATGTCAAGATCGCGGGATTCAAGATACTCACTGTCATTGTCAAGGTTCCCTTCAAGAACGACGACTCTGCCAATCTGTACAAAGTTGCGCTGAAGGAAGCTACCAAGGCCATATCCATGTCgcctaccaccacctcggacTTGGCGCAAGCAGCTTTGAAGCTCATCTCTGTTATCCTGCGTGACAGGAGGGAGATTGTCATCAAGGATGCTGCTCTGGACATGCTCCTCGGAAAGCTGAAGGATGATCTCACCGAGCCCTTGTATCGGCATGTAaccttcaacttcttgcGGTCAGTCCTGGACCGCAAGATGGAAACGGCTGTTGTTTACGACACACTCGACTACGTCGGCACTATCATGATCACCAACCCTGACAAGGACACCAGAGATCTCGCGCGCGGTGCATTTTTCCAATTCCTCCGAGACTATCCACAAAAGAGAAACAGGTGGGAAAAGCAGCTCCAGTTCATTGTTGCCAATCTCAAGTATGAGCGCGAAGGTGGACGAATCTCTGTTATGGAGGTTATCAATCTGTTGCTCAAGAAATCGGTGGATGAGTTCGCACAAGAAGTTGTGGCCACGTGCTTCGTTCCGTTGATTTTCGTCTTGGCCAACGACGACAGTGAAAAGTGCCGTCTTTCTGCGGGTGAGCTGCTCAAGGAATCTTTCCGGGTGGCTGACAAGGAGAGGTTGTCCAAGTTTATGCAGTTGTTGAGGACATGGATTCAACAGGATGACAAGCCTGCTGTTTCGAAGCTCGCGCTTCATGCTTGGGGTCTCTACTTTGAAGGCCGGGAGCCAAATGTCAACGATAAGAAGGACCTGGCTCTGGTTGTTGACAGAATTACTCAGGTTCTTGGGGATGACGACGCTCTGGAGGCCGACTGGGAGCTTGCCAACACCGCGCTCAACACTCTGCAAACGCTTGTTATCAAGCATCCTCAGAAAGCCCTCGCTCCGAGCACGTCCGAGCTGTGGACCGAAGTCCAGACTTGCCTCGCGCACTCCAACACAACCATCAAACTCACAGCCACAAGACTCTTGTCCATGTACCTCACCGACTTTGCCAAAACCTCTGGCAGGGATGCGAAGCTCCCACTCAAGGGCTCGTATGGCCTCGAGctcgacgaagacgacgtcACCGCTTTGGTGCGCCTTTCtctcggcatcctcaacGTCGTCGAGCTAGACGAGACTCTCGCACAGGAAATTGTCCAAGTCCTTCAGTTCCTAGGCGGTTACCTCGAGTCCGGCAAGACCGAACAGGAAgacagcgacgaggaggaagacgaagacgaagaagaagacaaagtGGACAAGTCTGTCTCCCGCAAGGCAGACATGAAGTACCTCTTCTGGAAGCTCTGCTCCATCATCAGAAAAGAACGCCAGCCCAAGCCCGAAGCGATGGTGTCCAAGCTTGCGGCGATGGATTTGCTCGAAGCGTTCTGCATCAAGTCGCCCAAGGAGACGGTCGAGGTTTCTGTCAGGGCCATTCTCCGTCCGTTAAGGAACCTGACTGACCCGTCCATTCGCGCGCCGTTCTCGTTGAACGAGCTTTTCAAGACGAGGTATGAGGCTTTGAAGAGCAAGGCtgtggcggtgatggaggtgttgcagaggaagctggggagCGCGGAGTACACCAAGGCGTTGCTGGAGGTGGGCGACCAGATTAGGGAAAGGAGGCAGGCGAGGTtgagcaagaggaggatcgaggcggtggcggcgccGGAGAGGtatgggagggagaagaggaagaagtttgagaagaagaaggagaggaggaagatcaAGGGGCAGGAGCAGAGGGATGCCAGGAGGGCTTTTCAGGGGAATTAG